A single region of the Triticum dicoccoides isolate Atlit2015 ecotype Zavitan chromosome 2B, WEW_v2.0, whole genome shotgun sequence genome encodes:
- the LOC119366608 gene encoding uncharacterized protein LOC119366608: MEEMVASAVVQEAVSGAFSFLFSSRGEKASQEELMERLEMAHMRLNLGLERTRMMPITIMTLFCLKKKLMDVSKECGVLLSRARARQQMVPSLRRKIMHTVMPSFIVPNQDVLSSSVVGRFERFVEEADRFVRDVDSGCSLSHYRFLTSPIRHLLEGKGLSYYMVQESKGFSLLILTGYMEEYGRVALLNFDYKDRKVPLKNGDLTLILRLYKSTNIVGITAKCLQSLGPQFKSLVEDATWELTQLPTQDVSYFGSVWCEGMVKEITRRSPDPFCCTASGLNQPSASNIISSELSGRFPQEVMSVDFRCCFSASEYCSRSSTDEVRINAIKAWPPLQMHVFFAPHDPLFSDGSSLHQKEEEIRTEAIDCFIHQPGMTEYSMYWFSAHGIAAFFVSKQITKTRRASKRRR, translated from the coding sequence ATGGAGGAAATGGTAGCATCAGCAGTTGTGCAGGAGGCTGTGAGTGGAGCCTTCTCCTTCCTGTTCAGCAGCCGCGGCGAAAAGGCGTCCCAGGAGGAACTCATGGAGAGGCTGGAGATGGCGCACATGAGGCTGAATTTGGGGCTGGAGAGGACCAGGATGATGCCCATCACCATCATGACGTTGTTTTGCCTGAAGAAGAAGTTGATGGATGTCTCCAAGGAGTGCGGTGTTCTGCTCAGCAGGGCGAGGGCTCGTCAGCAAATGGTACCCTCTTTACGCAGAAAGATTATGCATACTGTGATGCCCTCTTTCATTGTCCCAAATCAAGATGTGCTGAGTAGCTCTGTTGTTGGAAGATTTGAGCGGTTTGTCGAGGAAGCCGACAGGTTTGTCAGGGACGTGGACTCAGGATGTTCACTTTCTCACTACAGGTTTCTCACTTCTCCCATCAGACATCTTCTTGAAGGCAAGGGTCTCTCCTATTATATGGTGCAAGAAAGCAAGGGTTTCTCACTTCTTATACTGACGGGTTATATGGAAGAGTATGGCAGAGTCGCACTGCTAAATTTTGATTACAAAGATCGCAAGGTGCCACTTAAAAATGGTGATCTAACGCTGATTCTAAGACTATACAAAAGCACAAACATAGTTGGAATTACCGCAAAATGTTTGCAGTCACTTGGACCTCAATTCAAGTCTTTGGTTGAAGATGCAACTTGGGAACTCACCCAATTACCCACACAAGACGTTTCATATTTCGGTTCAGTATGGTGCGAAGGCATGGTTAAAGAGATTACACGTCGGAGTCCAGACCCATTTTGTTGCACAGCTAGTGGACTCAACCAGCCTTCTGCTAGCAATATCATTTCATCTGAGTTATCCGGCAGATTTCCTCAAGAAGTTATGTCAGTTGATTTTCGCTGTTGTTTTTCAGCTTCTGAGTACTGCTCGCGGAGCTCAACTGATGAAGTGCGTATAAACGCTATAAAGGCCTGGCCACCTCTACAGATGCATGTTTTCTTTGCACCTCATGACCCATTATTCTCGGACGGGAGTAGCTTACACCAAAAGGAGGAGGAAATACGAACAGAGGCAATTGATTGTTTCATCCATCAACCTGGTATGACGGAATACAGTATGTACTGGTTCTCGGCACATGGTATTGCAGCCTTTTTTGTTTCAAAGCAGATCACCAAAACTAGGAGGGCCTCAAAGAGAAGGCGGTAG